The genomic interval CGTAAGGATCAAAGCTCCACCTGAGAAAGCTTTCTTCACGACGTATGGTCCCTCATAGTTAGGAGTCCATTTCCCACGATAATCCTTTTGAATGGGTAAGATTTTTTTCAGCACCAGATCACCTTCCTGGAATTCACGAGGACGTATTTTTTTCTCATACGCTTTCTTCagtcttttctgatataattgcccatgacataaggccgccaaccttttttcttcaatcaaattcaattgatcAAAACGCGTTTGTATCCATTCCGACTCCTCTAGTTTAGCTTCCATTAATACTCTGAGCGAGGGGATTTCTACTTCAATAGGTAGCACAGCCTCCATCCCATATACTAAGGAAAAAGGGGTTGCCCCAGTTGAAGTGCGTACCGAAGTACGATACCCATGTAGTGCAAATGGCAACATCTCATGCCAATCTTTGTATGTTATAACCATtttctgaataatttttttgatgtttttatttgcCGCTTCAACTGCACCATTCATTTTTGGTCTGTACGGGGACGAATTGtggtgttgaattttaaagGTGGCACACAATTCatccatcattttgttatttaggtTTGT from Cicer arietinum cultivar CDC Frontier isolate Library 1 chromosome 5, Cicar.CDCFrontier_v2.0, whole genome shotgun sequence carries:
- the LOC140920487 gene encoding uncharacterized protein — encoded protein: MNGAVEAANKNIKKIIQKMVITYKDWHEMLPFALHGYRTSVRTSTGATPFSLVYGMEAVLPIEVEIPSLRKRLKKAYEKKIRPREFQEGDLVLKKILPIQKDYRGKWTPNYEGPYVVKKAFSGGALILTNMDGKDLALPVNSDAVKKYYA